One stretch of Acidobacteriota bacterium DNA includes these proteins:
- a CDS encoding ATP-dependent metallopeptidase FtsH/Yme1/Tma family protein produces the protein MNSTVKTVVFWVVLIVTGLALWQVVRPGMPDREREISFSEFMNQAEQGNVSQITLYADNEIRGEYRKDAVRLKSVAPPDYPDMIKILREKGVVISVKETSSAAWVSWVVQAAPILFFIGIWIFMMRQMQSGGNKALSFGKSRARLLSSQQKKITFKDVAGADEAKEELQEIIEFLRDPQKFQKLGGRIPKGVLLVGPPGTGKTLMARAIAGEANVPFFSISGSDFVEMFVGVGASRVRDLFDQGKKHAPCIVFIDEIDAVGRHRGAGLGGGHDEREQTLNQLLVEMDGFESNEGVILVAATNRPDVLDPALLRPGRFDRRVVVPRPDVNGRTGILQVHTKKIPLAEDVNLSVIARGTPGFSGADLANLVNEAALLAARAARKSVIMADFERAKDKVMMGAERRSMIISEDEKKTTAFHEAGHALVAAIVPNSDPLHKVTIIPRGMALGVTMQLPEDDKHNYSKDYLESRIAVMMGGRCAEEVFLKQSTTGAGNDIEQATELARRMVCEWGMSELGPLTYGAKEEQIFLGREISQHRDYSEATAIRIDQEISRFINDGYEKAKAIVTEKGDALTRIAEALLEREVLDAREVNLLIAGQPLPAVVIPGQPPEERRETQKVLKPELPPRLAEGDSPAHA, from the coding sequence TTGAATTCGACCGTCAAGACTGTTGTTTTTTGGGTCGTACTGATCGTTACGGGTCTGGCCCTTTGGCAAGTGGTCCGCCCCGGCATGCCCGATCGAGAACGGGAAATCTCATTCTCCGAGTTCATGAATCAGGCGGAACAGGGCAACGTCAGCCAGATTACCCTCTACGCCGACAACGAAATTCGGGGTGAATACAGGAAGGACGCCGTCCGCCTGAAGAGTGTCGCGCCACCCGATTACCCCGACATGATCAAGATCCTGCGCGAAAAGGGAGTCGTCATTTCGGTCAAGGAAACTTCGTCCGCCGCCTGGGTCAGTTGGGTCGTGCAGGCGGCTCCCATCCTCTTCTTCATCGGCATTTGGATATTCATGATGCGCCAGATGCAGTCGGGTGGAAATAAGGCGCTTTCGTTCGGCAAAAGCCGCGCGCGCCTGCTCTCCTCGCAACAGAAGAAGATCACTTTCAAGGACGTGGCCGGCGCCGATGAGGCTAAGGAAGAGTTGCAGGAGATCATTGAGTTCCTGCGCGATCCGCAGAAATTCCAGAAGCTCGGCGGCCGCATCCCCAAAGGCGTGCTGCTGGTAGGCCCTCCCGGCACGGGCAAAACGCTCATGGCCCGCGCTATCGCTGGAGAAGCGAACGTCCCGTTCTTCTCCATCAGCGGATCGGACTTCGTCGAGATGTTTGTCGGCGTGGGCGCCAGCCGCGTGCGCGATCTTTTCGACCAAGGCAAGAAACATGCCCCTTGCATTGTTTTCATCGATGAAATTGACGCGGTCGGTCGTCATCGTGGAGCAGGCCTCGGCGGCGGACACGACGAGCGTGAGCAAACCCTCAACCAACTGCTCGTCGAGATGGACGGATTCGAATCCAATGAGGGCGTGATTCTCGTCGCCGCCACCAACCGCCCGGATGTACTCGACCCGGCGCTGCTGCGGCCCGGTCGTTTTGACCGCCGCGTAGTCGTGCCGCGCCCGGACGTGAATGGCCGGACCGGGATTCTCCAGGTTCACACTAAGAAGATTCCGCTCGCCGAAGATGTGAACCTCAGCGTGATCGCCCGCGGAACTCCCGGATTTTCGGGGGCGGACCTGGCTAATCTGGTGAATGAAGCAGCATTGTTGGCCGCTCGCGCGGCTCGCAAGAGCGTCATCATGGCCGATTTCGAGCGCGCCAAGGATAAAGTGATGATGGGTGCCGAGCGCCGCTCCATGATCATCAGCGAAGACGAGAAGAAAACCACCGCCTTCCATGAGGCTGGCCACGCGCTGGTCGCGGCCATTGTGCCGAACTCCGATCCGTTGCACAAGGTAACTATTATTCCGCGCGGCATGGCGCTGGGCGTTACCATGCAGCTTCCCGAGGATGACAAACATAATTACTCGAAGGACTACCTCGAGAGCCGCATCGCCGTCATGATGGGAGGCCGCTGCGCCGAGGAAGTGTTCCTCAAGCAGTCAACCACCGGCGCAGGCAATGATATTGAACAGGCTACGGAACTGGCTCGCCGCATGGTCTGCGAGTGGGGCATGAGCGAGCTGGGTCCGCTGACCTATGGCGCCAAGGAAGAGCAGATATTCCTGGGGCGCGAGATTTCCCAGCACCGCGACTATAGCGAAGCAACCGCGATACGCATTGATCAGGAGATAAGCCGCTTCATCAACGATGGCTATGAAAAGGCGAAGGCGATTGTTACCGAAAAGGGCGACGCGCTCACCCGCATCGCCGAAGCGCTGCTGGAGCGGGAAGTGCTGGATGCCCGTGAAGTGAATTTGCTGATTGCGGGACAGCCGCTACCCGCGGTGGTAATTCCCGGCCAGCCGCCCGAGGAGCGCCGCGAAACACAGAAAGTCCTGAAACCGGAACTGCCTCCCAGACTGGCGGAAGGCGATAGCCCCGCCCACGCTTGA
- the folP gene encoding dihydropteroate synthase has translation MRRTTKVWLNPTQTLVMGILNVTPDSFADQGAFYDRKTAIARGLEIEREGAGIIDIGGESTRPGATPVPAEEELDRTIPVIEALRSKGLRIPISIDTYKSAVAERAIRAGAQVINDVSGLRLDPGMAAVARKHRAGLILMHIRGTPQTMQLLPPVRDIVRSVRQGLQWSVRTALAAGVDKEQIALDPGIGFGKSMDQNFELIAALPRLRKLGFPLLAGPSRKSFIRRTIEVRTGHSYDRAAARLAAADEVLCGTAAVVAECIMNGAQIVRVHDVRAMVAVAALASRMLQEGSR, from the coding sequence ATGCGCCGAACAACGAAAGTCTGGCTAAATCCCACCCAGACCTTAGTCATGGGGATACTCAACGTCACTCCGGATTCATTCGCGGATCAGGGAGCATTCTACGATCGCAAAACTGCCATAGCTCGCGGTTTGGAGATAGAACGGGAAGGCGCAGGGATCATCGACATCGGTGGCGAATCGACCCGTCCAGGAGCAACGCCGGTGCCTGCGGAAGAGGAGCTCGACCGCACAATCCCCGTCATCGAAGCGCTGCGGAGCAAGGGGCTTCGCATCCCCATCTCCATCGACACTTACAAGTCCGCTGTAGCCGAGCGTGCCATTCGTGCCGGCGCGCAGGTCATCAATGACGTGAGCGGACTGCGACTTGATCCCGGCATGGCGGCGGTGGCGCGCAAGCATCGCGCCGGTTTGATTCTGATGCACATTCGCGGAACACCGCAGACCATGCAATTGCTTCCACCAGTCCGCGATATCGTGCGCAGCGTGCGGCAGGGTCTGCAGTGGTCCGTCCGCACCGCGCTGGCGGCGGGAGTGGACAAAGAGCAGATCGCCCTCGATCCGGGAATCGGTTTCGGCAAATCAATGGATCAGAATTTTGAGTTGATCGCCGCCCTGCCCCGGCTGCGAAAACTCGGATTCCCGTTGCTCGCCGGCCCCTCGCGAAAATCCTTCATTCGCCGCACCATCGAAGTACGGACAGGACACAGCTATGATCGAGCCGCGGCACGCTTGGCCGCCGCGGATGAAGTGCTGTGCGGCACTGCCGCCGTTGTGGCGGAGTGCATCATGAACGGCGCGCAGATCGTCCGCGTGCATGACGTGCGGGCGATGGTCGCCGTCGCTGCACTAGCCAGCCGTATGTTACAGGAAGGATCCCGATGA
- a CDS encoding hypoxanthine phosphoribosyltransferase, whose amino-acid sequence MKTAFSEEQIQVRVRALAQEISRDYAGEIIHAIGILDSAFLFFADLVRRISLPVHCHFVKMDAADRSEAGILIKQIAYSSPGKIAGQNVLLVDTVVASGITLDHLVQQLQMEHPRSVKTAVLINREDHRRVPLRIDYVGFAWKGESLVGYGLEHESLYRNLPYLATLPAR is encoded by the coding sequence TTGAAGACGGCCTTTTCCGAAGAACAAATTCAGGTCCGAGTGCGAGCCTTGGCTCAGGAGATATCCCGCGACTACGCGGGCGAGATCATCCATGCCATCGGCATCCTCGATTCTGCTTTTCTGTTCTTCGCTGATCTGGTCCGCCGGATCAGCCTTCCCGTTCACTGCCATTTCGTCAAAATGGACGCGGCAGACCGGAGCGAAGCAGGCATTTTAATTAAGCAGATTGCCTATAGTTCGCCGGGGAAGATCGCAGGCCAAAATGTCTTGCTGGTGGACACCGTGGTGGCTAGCGGCATAACGCTGGATCACCTGGTACAGCAGTTGCAAATGGAGCACCCCCGATCGGTGAAGACCGCCGTGCTGATTAACCGGGAAGATCACCGCCGGGTGCCGCTGCGCATAGATTATGTTGGATTTGCCTGGAAAGGCGAATCCTTGGTTGGCTACGGGCTGGAGCATGAAAGCCTGTACCGGAATCTGCCTTATTTGGCGACTCTCCCTGCACGATAA
- a CDS encoding type II toxin-antitoxin system RelE/ParE family toxin produces the protein MELSMCVWGLFPRFLRSCNDNSLHQHRRSETFPLDKNIQKRILEKLEFYCSQDQPLHFAEPLVHSQFGKWRFRVGGYRVLFDVEAEEIVVLAVGHRREVYR, from the coding sequence GTGGAACTCTCCATGTGTGTGTGGGGTCTTTTTCCGCGATTCTTGAGGTCCTGCAATGACAATTCGCTTCACCAACACCGCCGTTCGGAAACTTTCCCGCTCGATAAAAATATTCAGAAAAGAATCCTGGAAAAGCTGGAGTTTTACTGCTCACAGGACCAGCCCTTGCATTTTGCAGAACCTCTTGTCCATTCTCAGTTCGGCAAGTGGCGCTTTCGCGTCGGTGGGTATCGAGTGTTGTTCGACGTCGAGGCGGAGGAGATAGTAGTTCTCGCTGTGGGCCACCGGCGGGAAGTCTATCGCTAG
- a CDS encoding DUF2911 domain-containing protein translates to MAINPGSLICVLFSLLAAMIVPTAESQDAAKPIKPSQLASVSQQIAGTKVTIQYSRPVARGRELYGKLVPYGKIWNPGADDATSITVSTPVKINGQSLPAGGYSIWANPGPDQWTLIFSKAHPVFHIPYPGEEKDALRLTVKPRSAAHMETLAFYFPVVDGKKAEMVLHWGTVAVPVEIVVP, encoded by the coding sequence GTGGCGATAAATCCAGGTTCTCTCATTTGCGTACTCTTCAGCCTGCTCGCAGCGATGATTGTACCCACGGCGGAATCCCAAGACGCGGCGAAGCCAATCAAGCCCAGCCAGCTCGCCTCCGTGAGCCAGCAAATTGCCGGAACAAAAGTCACCATCCAGTACAGCCGCCCCGTAGCGCGCGGGCGCGAACTCTACGGCAAGCTGGTGCCCTATGGAAAAATCTGGAATCCCGGCGCGGACGACGCCACTAGCATCACGGTTTCCACACCTGTAAAAATCAACGGCCAGTCTCTTCCCGCCGGCGGCTATTCCATCTGGGCCAACCCGGGACCGGACCAGTGGACATTGATCTTCAGCAAGGCCCATCCGGTCTTCCACATTCCCTATCCCGGCGAAGAGAAAGACGCGCTTCGACTCACCGTGAAACCCCGCTCCGCCGCTCACATGGAAACTCTAGCATTCTATTTTCCCGTGGTTGATGGAAAAAAAGCGGAGATGGTTTTACATTGGGGGACCGTCGCCGTTCCTGTCGAGATAGTTGTTCCGTAA